From Candidatus Nitricoxidivorans perseverans, the proteins below share one genomic window:
- a CDS encoding cyclic nucleotide-binding domain-containing protein: protein MTVDAALLEKLSRCQPLASLGPESLRELAPLCHSERITRNLDPFRLRDWEGQVVYLTKGELKLDFADGSAALLVGGTGEALLPLGQGEQKPVSSKAVTDVELLRFDEDTLDILVTWDQMASPGHGTAAESDGTDWRTMSGIFAARNLTRGVFSALPPAHIETLLGRFQRIRAKRGETIIRQGGAGDYYYVIERGRCLVTREVAGSRVDLAELKAGDAFGEEALVSDTTRNATVAMKTDGVLLRLSKTDFVDLLREPLMRRVSPVEAQRRVAAGAVWLDVRFPAEYQHDGLPGAINIPLNEVRRTLPMLDPKKEYIVYCQTGRRSSAAAFLFSQRGIRAALLDGGLRALFAAPTGGSR from the coding sequence GTGACCGTCGACGCCGCCCTTCTCGAAAAGCTGTCCCGCTGCCAGCCGCTCGCCTCGCTGGGGCCGGAGAGCCTGCGCGAGCTGGCGCCCCTCTGCCACAGCGAGCGGATCACCCGGAATCTCGATCCCTTCCGGCTGCGCGACTGGGAGGGCCAGGTGGTTTACCTGACGAAGGGCGAGTTGAAACTCGATTTCGCCGACGGCAGCGCGGCGCTCCTGGTCGGCGGCACCGGCGAAGCCCTGCTGCCCCTCGGCCAGGGAGAGCAGAAGCCGGTGTCGAGCAAGGCCGTCACCGACGTTGAGCTGTTGCGCTTCGACGAGGACACCCTGGACATCCTCGTCACCTGGGATCAGATGGCATCCCCCGGCCATGGCACGGCGGCCGAGAGCGACGGCACCGATTGGCGCACGATGTCCGGCATATTCGCCGCCCGGAACCTGACCCGGGGCGTGTTCTCCGCCCTGCCGCCGGCCCACATCGAAACCCTGCTCGGGCGCTTCCAGCGCATCCGCGCCAAACGGGGCGAGACGATCATCCGGCAGGGCGGCGCGGGCGACTACTACTATGTCATCGAACGCGGCCGCTGCCTGGTCACGCGCGAAGTGGCCGGCAGCCGGGTGGATCTGGCCGAACTAAAGGCGGGCGACGCCTTCGGCGAGGAGGCGCTGGTATCGGACACCACGCGCAACGCCACCGTAGCCATGAAGACCGACGGCGTGCTGCTGCGCCTCAGTAAGACCGATTTTGTGGACCTGCTGCGCGAGCCGCTGATGCGGCGCGTGTCCCCCGTCGAGGCGCAGCGGCGCGTGGCGGCCGGCGCCGTCTGGCTGGATGTGCGCTTCCCCGCCGAATACCAGCACGACGGGCTGCCCGGCGCGATCAACATTCCCCTGAACGAAGTGCGCCGGACTTTGCCCATGCTCGATCCGAAAAAGGAATACATCGTCTATTGCCAGACCGGCCGGCGCAGTTCGGCGGCCGCTTTCCTGTTTTCCCAGCGGGGCATCCGCGCCGCGCTGCTTGACGGCGGCCTGAGGGCCTTGTTCGCGGCGCCGACGGGAGGCAGCCGATGA
- a CDS encoding GAF domain-containing protein, giving the protein MTADILDDLFRRLEQLNAIGASLSHERDIDRLLENILVAAKTITHADGGTLYRVTEDGTALRFEIIRTDSLGIAMGGTAETPINFPDLPLKNERGEPNNSLVAAYAAINDKTVNVADAYTEAGFDFSGTRKFDERTGYRSRSFLTVPMKNHENEIIGVLQLINAKHPETGKAVHFSAADQRLAESLASQAAIALTNRQLITQLEELFESFINLINLAIDEKSPYTGGHCQRVPVLTMMIAEAVNATRQGPLASFHMTDKDRYELKIAGLLHDCGKVTTPVHVVDKATKLQTIFDRIHLIDTRFEVLKRDAENDALRRQLALRERRDAPAEENIWAQYQSELKALDADREFLRKCNIGGEAMMETDQQRVRDIAASRKWRNVESVEADFLTAEEVENFTIRSGTLTQRERETINYHIVATIKMLEQLPWPRHLEKVPEYAGGHHERMDGKGYPKGLTRDQMSVQARIMGIADIFEALTARDRPYKLGMKLSQAMGILAGFSRNGHIDPDLFEVFVREKVYLKYARTFLDPLQVDAVDEASLVSK; this is encoded by the coding sequence ATGACAGCGGACATCCTCGACGACCTCTTTCGCCGCCTCGAACAGCTGAATGCCATCGGCGCCTCGCTGTCCCACGAGCGGGACATCGACCGGCTGCTCGAGAACATCCTGGTCGCGGCCAAGACCATCACCCACGCCGACGGCGGCACCCTCTACCGCGTCACGGAGGACGGCACCGCGCTGCGCTTCGAGATCATCCGCACGGATTCGCTCGGCATCGCCATGGGCGGCACCGCCGAGACGCCCATCAACTTCCCGGACCTGCCGCTGAAGAACGAGCGCGGCGAGCCCAACAATTCCCTGGTGGCGGCCTACGCGGCCATCAACGACAAGACGGTCAACGTCGCCGACGCCTACACCGAGGCGGGCTTCGACTTTTCCGGCACCCGAAAATTCGACGAGCGCACCGGCTACCGTTCCCGCTCCTTCCTGACGGTGCCGATGAAGAATCACGAGAACGAGATCATCGGCGTTCTCCAGCTCATCAACGCGAAGCATCCGGAAACCGGCAAGGCCGTCCATTTCTCCGCCGCCGACCAGCGCCTAGCCGAGTCGCTGGCCTCCCAGGCGGCCATCGCGCTCACCAACCGGCAGCTGATCACCCAGCTGGAAGAGCTCTTCGAGTCCTTCATCAACCTCATCAACCTGGCCATCGACGAAAAGTCGCCCTATACCGGCGGCCATTGCCAGCGGGTGCCGGTGCTGACCATGATGATCGCGGAAGCGGTCAATGCCACCCGGCAAGGGCCGTTGGCAAGCTTCCATATGACCGACAAGGATCGCTACGAGCTGAAGATCGCCGGCCTCCTGCACGATTGCGGCAAGGTGACGACGCCCGTGCATGTGGTGGACAAGGCGACCAAGCTGCAAACCATCTTCGATCGCATCCACCTGATCGACACCCGCTTCGAAGTGCTGAAGCGCGATGCCGAGAACGACGCTCTGCGCCGGCAGCTCGCGCTGCGGGAGCGGCGCGACGCGCCGGCGGAGGAAAATATCTGGGCGCAATATCAGTCCGAATTGAAGGCGCTCGACGCCGACCGCGAATTCCTGCGCAAGTGCAACATCGGCGGCGAGGCCATGATGGAGACCGACCAGCAGCGGGTGCGCGACATCGCCGCGAGCCGCAAGTGGCGCAACGTGGAATCCGTCGAGGCCGATTTCCTGACCGCCGAGGAGGTCGAGAACTTCACCATCCGCTCCGGCACGCTGACCCAGCGGGAGCGCGAGACGATCAACTACCACATCGTCGCCACCATCAAGATGCTCGAACAGCTACCCTGGCCGCGGCATCTCGAAAAGGTGCCGGAATACGCCGGCGGCCACCACGAGCGCATGGACGGCAAGGGCTATCCCAAGGGCCTCACGCGCGACCAGATGTCGGTGCAGGCGCGCATCATGGGCATCGCCGACATCTTCGAGGCGCTGACCGCGAGGGACCGCCCCTACAAGCTCGGCATGAAGCTCTCCCAGGCCATGGGCATCCTGGCCGGCTTTTCCCGCAACGGCCACATCGACCCGGACCTGTTCGAGGTCTTCGTGCGCGAAAAGGTTTACCTCAAATACGCCAGGACATTCCTCGACCCCTTGCAGGTCGATGCCGTGGACGAAGCGTCCCTGGTCAGCAAGTGA
- a CDS encoding glycosyltransferase family 2 protein, with the protein MSISIVIPARNEIEGLRGLLPRLSAQCPGVEILVVDDGSTDGTGDLARAAGARVIRHPYPKGNGAAVKTGARNATGDILVFMDADGQHDPADIPRLLAGIDGGADMAVGARRMASQAGAHRALANGFYNRLAGWMVNHRVEDLTSGFRAVRARLFRRFLPLLPNSFSYPTTITMCFFRAGFNVGYVPIVAAPRIGKSHIRLFRDGVRFLLIIFKIGTLYSPLKLFLPISGAFFVGGLGLYLFNYLASQRFTNMSALLLSVSVLVFLIGLVSEQITTLMFKDSEQD; encoded by the coding sequence ATGAGCATCTCCATCGTCATCCCGGCGAGGAATGAGATCGAGGGCCTGCGCGGCCTGCTGCCACGCCTGTCGGCGCAGTGTCCCGGCGTGGAGATTCTGGTCGTCGACGACGGTTCGACCGACGGCACGGGCGATCTCGCGCGCGCGGCGGGCGCGCGGGTCATCCGCCATCCCTATCCCAAGGGGAACGGCGCCGCGGTCAAGACCGGCGCCCGGAACGCGACCGGCGACATCCTCGTCTTCATGGACGCCGACGGCCAGCACGACCCGGCCGACATCCCCCGCCTGCTGGCCGGGATCGACGGGGGCGCCGACATGGCCGTCGGGGCGCGGCGCATGGCATCCCAGGCCGGAGCGCATCGGGCGCTGGCCAACGGCTTCTACAACCGGCTCGCGGGCTGGATGGTCAACCACCGGGTCGAGGACCTGACCTCGGGCTTCCGGGCCGTGCGCGCCCGCCTGTTCCGGCGCTTTCTGCCGCTGCTGCCCAACAGCTTCTCCTACCCGACCACAATCACCATGTGCTTCTTCCGCGCGGGCTTCAACGTGGGCTACGTTCCCATCGTCGCCGCGCCCAGGATCGGGAAGAGCCACATCCGCCTGTTCCGCGACGGCGTTCGGTTCCTGCTCATTATTTTCAAGATCGGCACGCTGTATTCGCCCCTCAAGCTGTTCCTTCCCATCAGCGGCGCCTTCTTCGTCGGCGGGCTGGGCCTCTATTTGTTCAATTATCTCGCCAGCCAACGGTTTACCAACATGAGCGCGCTGCTGCTCTCCGTATCGGTCCTCGTATTCCTGATCGGCCTGGTGTCCGAGCAGATCACCACACTCATGTTCAAGGACAGCGAACAGGACTGA
- a CDS encoding adenylate/guanylate cyclase domain-containing protein codes for MKQHLVRYALGLAVLLLLLGHAAYFYQIGFINRLDAILYDARVRLTMPGGVDERVVIVDIDEKSLAEIGRWPWGRDRMATLVDKLFGHGIALVGFDVVFAEPDGSSGLGTLEALAAKQLKDNEAFHAALGELRPRLDYDARFAEAIKGRPAILGYYLSNRAEGAGSGALPDPVLPAGTFQGRNIAFTHWTSYGANLPEFQKNAAGAGHFNPLVDFDGISRRVPMLAEHGGKYYESLSLAMVRALLGFPKVVPGYPEERFFSSKIYGDMEWLDLPTERGTLRIPVDENAATLIPYRGPQGSFPYIPAADVLANRVKPEQLKNRIALVGTTAPGLMDLRATPVAAAYPGVEIHANLIAGILDAAVKHRPSYMLGADVVQLLLAGAVMVFLLPLLSPLRASIVALLVLLFLLSVNFAFWHAGHMVLPLAGGLLMVGVLFGLNMSWGYFVESRAKRQFTDLFGQYVPPELVDEMAKNPESYSMEGRKAELTVLFSDIRGFTTISESLQPDRLAALMNEYLGAMTAVIRKRRGTLDKYIGDAIMAFWGAPVDDPDHALHAVVAALEMQEALRELNKDLVARGWPELHIGVGVNTGVMTVGDMGSPVRRAYTVLGDAVNLCSRLEGITKEYGVGVIVGEGTREKFGKRVVCRELDRVRVKGKEAPVAIFEPVGLEGKVARERMDELKLWNQAVRAYRARDWDQAEVALLNLSRMTPCRLYDLYAERIARHRREPPAEGWDGVTSFDTK; via the coding sequence GTGAAACAGCATCTCGTCCGCTATGCGCTGGGCCTCGCCGTCCTGCTGCTCCTGCTGGGCCACGCCGCATATTTCTACCAGATCGGCTTCATCAATCGGCTGGACGCCATTCTCTACGACGCCCGGGTGCGGCTGACCATGCCGGGCGGCGTCGACGAACGTGTGGTGATCGTCGACATCGACGAGAAATCGCTGGCCGAGATCGGCCGCTGGCCCTGGGGTCGCGACAGGATGGCGACTCTCGTCGACAAGCTGTTCGGCCACGGCATCGCGCTGGTCGGGTTCGACGTGGTCTTCGCCGAACCGGACGGTAGCTCCGGCTTGGGTACGCTGGAGGCGTTGGCCGCGAAGCAGCTCAAGGACAACGAGGCCTTCCATGCGGCACTCGGCGAACTGCGGCCGCGGCTCGACTACGATGCCCGCTTCGCGGAGGCGATCAAGGGTCGGCCGGCGATCCTCGGCTACTACCTGTCCAACAGAGCGGAGGGCGCGGGGTCGGGGGCGCTCCCCGATCCGGTGCTGCCGGCCGGTACCTTCCAGGGGCGCAATATCGCTTTTACCCACTGGACTTCCTATGGCGCCAATCTGCCCGAGTTTCAGAAGAACGCCGCCGGCGCCGGCCACTTCAATCCCCTGGTCGACTTCGATGGCATCTCGCGGCGGGTGCCGATGCTCGCCGAGCATGGCGGAAAATATTACGAGTCCCTATCTCTGGCGATGGTGCGGGCCTTGCTGGGCTTTCCCAAGGTGGTGCCCGGTTATCCCGAGGAGCGGTTCTTCTCCAGCAAGATATACGGCGACATGGAATGGCTGGACCTGCCGACCGAACGCGGCACCCTGCGCATCCCGGTGGACGAGAACGCCGCCACCCTGATTCCCTACCGCGGCCCGCAGGGCAGCTTTCCCTATATCCCGGCCGCCGACGTGCTGGCCAACCGCGTCAAACCGGAGCAGTTGAAGAACAGGATCGCGCTGGTCGGCACCACGGCGCCGGGCCTGATGGACCTGCGGGCGACGCCGGTCGCCGCGGCCTATCCCGGCGTGGAAATCCACGCCAACCTGATCGCCGGCATACTCGACGCCGCCGTCAAGCACCGGCCGTCCTACATGCTCGGCGCCGACGTCGTGCAGTTGCTGCTTGCCGGCGCCGTCATGGTCTTCCTGCTGCCGCTGCTGTCGCCCCTGCGCGCCAGCATCGTCGCCCTGCTCGTGCTGCTGTTCCTGCTGTCGGTGAACTTTGCCTTCTGGCACGCCGGCCACATGGTGCTGCCGCTGGCCGGCGGCCTGCTGATGGTCGGTGTGCTCTTCGGCCTCAACATGTCCTGGGGCTATTTCGTCGAGTCTCGCGCCAAGCGCCAGTTCACGGACCTGTTCGGCCAGTACGTTCCGCCGGAACTGGTGGATGAGATGGCGAAGAACCCGGAAAGCTACAGCATGGAAGGCCGCAAGGCCGAGCTCACGGTGCTGTTCTCGGACATCCGCGGATTCACCACCATTTCCGAAAGCCTCCAACCGGATCGGCTGGCCGCCCTGATGAACGAGTACCTCGGCGCCATGACCGCGGTGATCCGCAAGCGGCGCGGCACGCTGGACAAGTACATCGGCGACGCCATCATGGCCTTCTGGGGCGCGCCGGTGGACGATCCGGACCATGCCCTGCACGCGGTGGTCGCCGCCCTCGAAATGCAGGAGGCGCTGCGCGAGCTCAACAAGGACCTGGTCGCCAGAGGCTGGCCGGAGCTCCATATCGGCGTCGGCGTCAATACCGGCGTCATGACGGTCGGCGACATGGGATCCCCGGTGCGCAGGGCCTACACGGTGCTGGGCGACGCCGTCAATCTCTGCTCGCGGCTGGAGGGCATCACGAAGGAGTATGGGGTCGGCGTCATCGTCGGCGAGGGTACCCGCGAGAAGTTCGGCAAGCGGGTCGTCTGCCGCGAGCTGGATCGCGTGCGCGTCAAAGGCAAAGAGGCGCCGGTGGCCATCTTCGAACCGGTCGGGCTGGAAGGGAAGGTGGCAAGGGAACGCATGGATGAACTTAAGCTCTGGAACCAGGCAGTGCGCGCCTACCGCGCCCGGGATTGGGACCAGGCCGAGGTGGCCCTGCTCAATCTGTCGCGCATGACGCCCTGCCGTCTGTATGATCTCTATGCCGAACGTATCGCTCGCCACCGCAGGGAGCCGCCGGCCGAAGGGTGGGATGGCGTCACCAGCTTCGATACGAAATAG
- a CDS encoding 3',5'-cyclic-nucleotide phosphodiesterase: protein MKIRILGCSGGIGGRHLRTTSILVDQDILIDCGTGVGDLSIAELAQIDHVFLTHTHVDHIACLPLMVDTVGDMRNRPLTVHATEATQEILRTHVFNWAVWPDFTEIPSAENPFLRYEDIRVGADTVIDGRRIVPLPASHTVPAVGYQLDSGRASLVFSGDTGPCPELWKAVNKIDNLRHLIIETAFSNRERRLAVISKHLCPSMLVEELANLQRDADIYITHLKPGQIELTMQEIEDCVGELKPRMLQNNQVFEL from the coding sequence ATGAAAATCCGCATTCTCGGCTGCAGCGGCGGCATCGGCGGGCGCCATCTGCGCACCACCTCGATCCTGGTCGATCAGGATATCCTGATCGACTGCGGCACCGGCGTCGGCGACCTGTCCATCGCGGAACTGGCGCAGATTGACCATGTTTTCCTGACCCATACCCACGTCGACCACATCGCCTGCCTGCCCCTGATGGTCGACACCGTGGGCGACATGCGCAACCGGCCGCTGACCGTCCATGCCACCGAAGCGACGCAGGAAATCCTGCGCACCCACGTTTTCAACTGGGCGGTCTGGCCGGATTTCACCGAGATTCCGTCGGCCGAGAACCCGTTCCTGCGCTACGAGGACATCCGGGTCGGCGCGGACACGGTCATCGACGGCCGCCGCATCGTGCCGCTGCCGGCCAGCCACACGGTGCCCGCCGTCGGCTACCAGCTCGACTCGGGTAGGGCCAGCCTTGTCTTCTCGGGCGACACCGGCCCCTGCCCCGAGCTATGGAAGGCGGTCAACAAGATCGACAACCTACGGCACCTGATCATCGAGACGGCGTTCTCCAACCGCGAGCGGCGCTTGGCGGTCATCTCCAAACACCTGTGCCCGAGCATGCTGGTCGAGGAGCTCGCCAACCTGCAACGGGACGCCGACATCTACATCACCCATCTGAAGCCCGGCCAGATCGAGCTGACCATGCAGGAGATCGAGGATTGCGTCGGCGAACTGAAACCGCGCATGCTTCAGAACAACCAGGTGTTCGAATTGTGA
- a CDS encoding pilin: MRTRVSEAAVLADGSKTAVAEFYNTNSRWPASNASAGLATSTSISGKYVTSVAVAAGGVITATVNADSGTSGTLTLTPTATGGAVKWACSGTIPTKYLPAVCRG; this comes from the coding sequence GTGCGCACACGCGTCTCCGAGGCCGCCGTGCTGGCCGACGGCAGCAAGACGGCCGTGGCCGAGTTCTACAATACCAATTCGCGCTGGCCGGCAAGCAACGCGAGCGCCGGTCTGGCCACCTCCACGTCCATCAGCGGCAAATACGTCACCAGCGTTGCGGTTGCGGCCGGCGGCGTGATCACGGCGACCGTGAACGCGGATTCCGGCACGTCCGGTACCCTCACGCTGACGCCGACGGCCACTGGCGGCGCTGTGAAATGGGCCTGTTCCGGCACCATCCCGACCAAGTATCTGCCTGCCGTTTGCCGCGGATAA
- a CDS encoding ATPase, T2SS/T4P/T4SS family yields the protein MSAVPSTQDPGGLSDVGSRLTFFKNLQTVTNKIHATSNIDEIMLELSQDICALFNADRLTIYSVSEDKASIVSKVKTGLNSFKDLKLPIADQSIAGHAALSRKIVNIRDVYDEAELKAINPDLCFLREVDKRTGYRTKQMLVGPILDTRGEVLGVVQIINNMAGAPFAAVAEEGIKGLCETLAIAFAQRNKPAHVAKSKYDHLVLDAVISAQELELAVRSARRKNIDVEEVLLTEFQVKPTALGGALSKFFGVPYEPHRQDRIKPIDLLRNLKRDYVEQNQWLPVEESPEGVVILAMDPEQVKGSRVVNNVFPKSKLTFRVTTIREFRQTVDQMFGGAAFTDDTSVGDLLSGMDEGEGEFDSGAEDVSAAADNELVKLVNKIIVDAYQQGASDIHVEPGMGKDKVLIRLRKDGSLAKYIEVPASYRNAIVARIKIMCDLDIAEKRRPQDGKIKFKKFGPLDIELRVATIPSAGGVEDVVMRILAAGEPIPLDKLGVLPGNLEKLKVCVSKPYGLFFVCGPTGSGKTTTLHSVLKFLNTPDTKIWTAEDPVEITQKGLRQVQINKKAGLDFATIMRAFLRADPDIIMVGEMRDAETASIGIEASLTGHLVFATLHTNSAPESIIRLLDMGMDPFNFADALLGILAQRLAKRLCKCKEAYAPTGEEMKHLLTEYCEEMRGTATFKRDQKAGMEGVYKEWASAYAKDGQFTLYRAKGCDACANSGYKGRVGLHELMVGTDPVKKLIQEHARVAELFAQALEDGMRTLKQDGMEKVLQGITDMKQVRAVCIK from the coding sequence ATGAGCGCCGTGCCATCCACCCAGGATCCCGGCGGCCTGTCTGACGTCGGCAGCCGGCTGACCTTCTTCAAGAACCTCCAGACGGTCACCAACAAGATCCATGCGACCTCGAACATCGACGAGATCATGCTGGAGCTGTCGCAGGACATCTGCGCGCTCTTCAACGCCGACCGTCTGACGATCTATTCCGTCAGCGAGGACAAGGCCTCGATCGTCTCCAAGGTCAAAACGGGCCTCAACTCCTTCAAGGACCTCAAGCTGCCGATCGCCGACCAGAGCATCGCCGGCCATGCGGCCCTGTCCAGGAAGATAGTCAACATCCGCGACGTCTATGACGAGGCGGAGCTGAAGGCGATCAACCCGGACCTGTGCTTCCTTCGGGAAGTGGACAAGCGTACCGGCTATCGCACCAAGCAGATGCTGGTCGGTCCGATCCTGGACACGCGCGGCGAGGTGCTCGGCGTCGTTCAGATCATCAACAACATGGCCGGCGCGCCCTTCGCCGCCGTCGCCGAGGAAGGCATCAAGGGGTTGTGCGAAACCCTGGCCATCGCCTTCGCGCAGCGCAACAAGCCGGCCCACGTCGCCAAGTCCAAGTACGATCACCTGGTGCTGGATGCCGTCATCTCGGCGCAGGAACTGGAACTGGCCGTCCGCTCGGCGCGACGCAAGAATATCGACGTCGAAGAGGTGTTGCTGACCGAATTCCAGGTCAAGCCGACCGCCCTGGGAGGCGCCTTGTCGAAGTTCTTCGGGGTTCCCTACGAGCCGCACCGGCAGGACCGCATCAAGCCGATCGACCTGCTCAGGAACCTCAAGCGCGACTACGTCGAGCAGAACCAGTGGCTGCCCGTCGAAGAGAGCCCCGAAGGCGTGGTCATCCTCGCCATGGACCCGGAACAGGTGAAGGGCTCGCGGGTCGTCAACAACGTCTTTCCCAAGAGCAAGCTGACCTTCCGCGTCACCACCATCCGCGAGTTCCGCCAGACGGTCGACCAGATGTTCGGCGGCGCCGCCTTCACCGACGACACCTCGGTGGGCGACCTGCTGTCGGGCATGGACGAGGGCGAAGGCGAGTTCGACAGCGGCGCCGAGGACGTCTCCGCGGCGGCCGACAACGAGCTCGTCAAGCTGGTGAACAAGATCATCGTCGACGCCTATCAGCAGGGCGCCTCGGACATCCACGTCGAGCCCGGCATGGGCAAGGACAAGGTGCTGATCCGCCTGCGCAAGGATGGCTCCCTGGCGAAATACATCGAGGTGCCGGCAAGCTACCGCAACGCCATCGTCGCCCGCATCAAGATCATGTGCGACCTCGACATCGCCGAGAAGCGCCGGCCGCAGGACGGCAAGATCAAGTTCAAGAAGTTCGGCCCCCTCGACATCGAGCTGCGCGTCGCGACCATTCCCTCCGCCGGCGGCGTCGAGGACGTGGTGATGCGCATTCTGGCCGCTGGCGAGCCGATCCCGCTCGACAAGCTGGGCGTGCTGCCGGGCAACCTCGAGAAGCTCAAGGTCTGCGTCTCCAAGCCCTATGGCCTGTTCTTCGTCTGCGGCCCGACCGGCTCGGGCAAGACCACCACGCTGCACTCGGTGCTCAAGTTCCTCAACACGCCGGACACCAAGATATGGACGGCGGAAGACCCGGTCGAAATCACACAAAAGGGCCTGCGCCAAGTGCAGATCAACAAGAAGGCCGGGCTGGACTTCGCCACCATCATGAGGGCCTTCCTGCGCGCCGATCCGGACATCATCATGGTCGGCGAAATGCGCGATGCCGAAACGGCCAGCATCGGCATCGAGGCCTCGCTGACCGGCCACCTGGTGTTCGCCACCCTGCATACCAACAGCGCGCCGGAATCGATCATCCGCCTGCTCGACATGGGCATGGACCCGTTCAACTTCGCCGACGCCCTGCTGGGCATCCTGGCCCAGCGGCTGGCCAAGCGCCTGTGCAAGTGCAAGGAAGCCTATGCGCCGACCGGCGAGGAAATGAAGCACCTCCTCACCGAATACTGCGAAGAAATGCGGGGTACCGCCACCTTCAAGAGGGACCAGAAGGCGGGCATGGAAGGGGTCTACAAGGAGTGGGCGAGCGCCTATGCCAAGGACGGCCAGTTCACCCTCTACCGGGCCAAGGGCTGCGACGCCTGCGCCAACAGCGGCTACAAGGGCCGGGTCGGCCTGCACGAACTGATGGTCGGCACCGACCCGGTCAAGAAGCTGATCCAGGAACACGCCCGCGTCGCCGAGCTTTTCGCCCAGGCGCTGGAGGACGGCATGCGCACACTCAAGCAGGACGGCATGGAGAAGGTGCTCCAGGGCATCACCGACATGAAGCAGGTTCGGGCGGTGTGCATCAAATGA
- a CDS encoding FHA domain-containing protein: protein MAKLILGMDGLVLKEIPLIKERTTLGRKPHNDIQIDNLAISGEHAVIVTILNDSFLEDLGSTNGTYINGQPVKKHFLQNGDTIELGKYRLKYVNEVPQQTSPADFEKTMVLRPDMMRKTAEQVAGKSFGDTQAGMKFTDHAEGPATPPPAAAAPPPLPAGALQILSGGNAGRELVLTKTLTTLGKPGVQVAVIARRPHGYFITHVEGTRFPVVNGKVLDAQAHPLNDHDIIELAGIKMEFFLKD from the coding sequence ATGGCGAAGCTCATACTCGGCATGGACGGACTGGTGCTCAAGGAGATTCCTCTCATCAAGGAACGGACCACCCTCGGACGCAAGCCGCACAACGACATCCAGATCGACAATCTGGCAATCTCCGGCGAGCATGCCGTGATCGTCACGATCCTCAACGACTCCTTCCTCGAGGATCTGGGCAGCACCAACGGCACCTACATCAACGGCCAGCCGGTCAAGAAGCATTTTCTCCAGAACGGCGACACCATCGAGCTGGGCAAGTACCGGCTGAAGTACGTCAATGAGGTGCCCCAACAGACGTCGCCCGCGGATTTCGAGAAGACCATGGTGCTGCGGCCGGACATGATGCGCAAGACGGCCGAGCAGGTCGCCGGCAAGAGCTTCGGCGACACCCAGGCGGGCATGAAGTTCACCGACCACGCCGAAGGACCGGCCACGCCGCCCCCGGCCGCCGCCGCGCCGCCCCCCCTGCCGGCGGGCGCGCTCCAGATCCTCAGCGGCGGCAACGCCGGCCGGGAGCTGGTGCTGACCAAGACCCTGACGACGCTGGGCAAGCCGGGCGTGCAGGTGGCGGTGATCGCGCGCAGGCCCCACGGCTACTTCATCACCCACGTCGAGGGTACCCGGTTCCCCGTGGTCAACGGCAAGGTGTTGGACGCCCAGGCGCACCCGCTCAACGATCACGACATCATCGAGCTGGCGGGCATCAAGATGGAATTCTTCCTCAAGGACTGA